From the Streptomyces sp. KMM 9044 genome, one window contains:
- a CDS encoding sugar phosphate isomerase/epimerase family protein, producing the protein MQSDSAEPTYGAGIWHFATYVDRYATDGYGEPRTVLDAIELAGRVGNLSVVDLNWPFPPGGISTAEVRAALAREGLSAIAVTPEIYTGKFARGGFTHPDPAVRRDAIELVAASAEVGRELGVDYVKLWPGQDGYDYPFQADYTDLWDKSVGAVRELAQQFPDMRFAIEYKPREPRNRMVFSSLARTLLAIEDMDADNVGVLLDFGHSLYGGETPAEAARMAIRRDKLFAIDVNDNFRGWDDDMVVGSVHLLETFEFFFALRDANWDGVWQLDQFPFREDPVEAARTGIRTMRAFHRALTYLDHEELASAQSRQDALAAQSIAKRALYRALAESETA; encoded by the coding sequence ATGCAGAGTGACTCGGCTGAGCCCACCTACGGTGCAGGGATCTGGCACTTCGCCACCTACGTGGACCGGTACGCCACCGACGGGTACGGCGAACCGCGAACGGTGCTCGACGCGATCGAACTCGCCGGCAGGGTCGGGAACCTCTCCGTCGTCGACCTGAACTGGCCGTTTCCCCCGGGAGGCATCTCCACGGCAGAGGTAAGGGCGGCCTTGGCGCGGGAAGGGCTGAGCGCGATCGCGGTGACGCCCGAGATCTACACCGGAAAGTTCGCCAGGGGCGGGTTCACCCACCCCGACCCCGCGGTCCGGCGCGACGCCATCGAGCTGGTCGCCGCGAGCGCCGAGGTGGGCCGGGAGCTGGGCGTCGACTACGTCAAGCTGTGGCCCGGCCAGGACGGCTACGACTACCCGTTCCAGGCGGACTACACGGATCTGTGGGACAAGTCGGTCGGCGCTGTACGGGAGCTCGCCCAGCAGTTCCCGGACATGCGGTTCGCCATCGAGTACAAGCCCCGGGAGCCGCGCAACCGGATGGTGTTCTCCTCCCTCGCCCGCACACTGCTGGCGATCGAGGACATGGATGCGGACAACGTCGGGGTCCTGCTGGACTTCGGCCACTCCCTGTACGGCGGTGAAACACCGGCCGAGGCCGCGCGCATGGCCATCAGGCGGGACAAGCTGTTCGCGATCGACGTGAACGACAACTTCCGCGGCTGGGACGATGACATGGTCGTCGGTTCGGTGCACCTGCTGGAGACCTTCGAGTTCTTCTTCGCTCTCCGGGACGCGAACTGGGACGGAGTCTGGCAGCTCGACCAATTCCCGTTCCGGGAGGACCCCGTGGAGGCGGCCCGGACCGGCATCCGCACCATGCGGGCCTTCCACCGGGCACTGACCTATCTCGACCACGAGGAACTGGCCTCCGCGCAGTCACGCCAGGACGCCCTCGCCGCTCAGAGCATCGCCAAGCGGGCCCTGTACCGCGCGCTGGCCGAGAGTGAAACCGCCTGA